The following are from one region of the Salvia hispanica cultivar TCC Black 2014 chromosome 1, UniMelb_Shisp_WGS_1.0, whole genome shotgun sequence genome:
- the LOC125202379 gene encoding membrane-anchored ubiquitin-fold protein 3 isoform X2 — translation MAVHELVELKFRLADGSDIGPSKYNSSATVTSLKEKIIAQWPKDKENGPKSINDIKLINAGRILENNRTLAESRLPLSEVPGGVITMLVVVRPPLPDKSSDKLQENSQKKGS, via the exons ATGGCTGTGCATGAATTGGTGGAGCTCAAGTTTAGGCTTGCTGATGGCAGTGACATTGGGCCAAGCAAGTATAATTCTAGTGCAACTGTGACTTCTCTCAAGGAAAAGATTATTGCTCAATGGCCTAAAG ACAAAGAAAACGGGCCAAAATCCATCAATGATATAAAGCTCATTAACGCGGGAAGGATTCTTGAAAACAACAGAACACTTGCTGAATCGCGACTTCCACTCAGTGAAGTCCCCGGAGGTGTCATCACAATGCTTGTTGTCGTGCGGCCCCCCCTTCCTGACAAAAGTAGTg ATAAACTGCAGGAAAATTCCCAGAAGAAAG GTTCTTGA
- the LOC125200626 gene encoding 60S ribosomal protein L30-like, whose amino-acid sequence MVAPGKKTKKTHESVNNRLALVMKSGKYTLGYKTVLKTLRNSKGKLILISNNCPPLRKSEIEYYAMLAKIGVHHYSGNNVDLGTACGKYFRVSCLSIVDPGDSDIIKNLSGDH is encoded by the exons ATGGTGGCCCCCGGAAAGAAGACG AAGAAGACTCATGAGAGCGTTAACAACAGGCTCGCGCTTGTGATGAAGAGTGGGAAGTACACTCTTGGCTACAAGACTGTGCTCAAGACTCTCAGGAATTCCAAAG GaaaattgatattgatatCCAATAACTGTCCACCGTTGAGGAAGTCTGAGATTGAGTACTATGCAATGCTTGCTAAAATTGGTGTTCATCATTACAGTGGGA ACAATGTTGATCTTGGGACGGCATGTGGAAAGTACTTCCGTGTCTCATGCCTCAGCATAGTTGACCCAG GTGACTCGGACATCATCAAAAATTTGTCCGGAGATCATTGA
- the LOC125200624 gene encoding uncharacterized protein LOC125200624 encodes MAATILRRTLISFYSATNSSLLLKSHFSASPYFSTTATNPPLDHHSVTKFLIEDHRLSPEAAAQIASRSRIRNQQAADSIIQFLKNTGFSDAQLEKVLKSSPQLLSSHLEATIKPKFEILHGLGFAPADISEIVVNQSRLLNYSAPRISSSIVTLKSVLGSASSAARFLKTTGLFLRDMESTLLPNVESLKSCGVSTDQITTLMCQNPRFFFHKPENMRRFIERADQLGSDRKSGRFIHAVRIISSMTSETWRLKLEALRDLGFSDEDIARAFRNSPKVFATSAEKMRRVAAAVEGSGVYDRRSIAETPSVFLYSLEKRIWPRLKVLRALEEEKKMRRENWPSLATVVFMKDAKFLQKFVSPNLDLVGGFFAEI; translated from the coding sequence ATGGCAGCCACAATTCTCCGGCGCACTCTAATCTCCTTCTACTCCGCCACCAATTCCTCACTCCTGCTCAAATCTCATTTCTCCGCCTCCCCCTATTTCTCAACTACCGCCACAAATCCGCCGCTAGACCACCACAGCGTCACCAAATTCCTAATCGAAGACCACCGCCTCTCCCCGGAGGCGGCGGCGCAGATCGCCTCCCGCAGCCGCATCAGGAACCAACAAGCCGCCGATTCAATCATCCAATTCCTCAAAAACACCGGCTTCTCCGACGCTCAGCTGGAAAAAGTCCTCAAATCATCGCCGCAGCTCCTCTCCTCGCACCTCGAGGCCACAATCAAGCCGAAATTCGAGATCCTCCACGGCCTCGGGTTCGCTCCCGCCGACATTTCCGAGATCGTCGTGAATCAATCGCGCCTCCTCAACTACAGCGCGCCGCGGATCTCGTCCTCGATCGTGACGCTGAAATCCGTGCTCGGATCCGCTTCCTCCGCCGCGAGATTCCTCAAAACCACGGGGCTGTTTTTGAGAGACATGGAGAGCACTCTTCTCCCCAACGTCGAGTCGCTGAAGAGCTGCGGCGTGTCGACGGATCAGATCACGACGCTGATGTGCCAGAATCCGCGATTCTTCTTCCACAAACCGGAGaacatgaggagattcatcgagaGAGCGGATCAATTAGGATCGGATCGGAAATCGGGGAGATTCATCCACGCGGTGAGGATCATCAGCTCGATGACGAGCGAGACGTGGCGGTTGAAGCTGGAGGCGCTCCGCGATCTCGGATTCTCCGACGAGGACATCGCGAGGGCGTTCAGGAACTCGCCGAAGGTGTTCGCGACGTCGGCGGAGAAGATGAGGAGagtggcggcggcggtggagggGAGCGGGGTATATGATCGGAGGAGCATTGCGGAGACGCCGAGTGTGTTCCTGTACAGCTTGGAGAAGCGGATATGGCCGCGGCTGAAGGTTTTGAGAGCGCTGGaagaggagaagaagatgagGAGAGAGAATTGGCCGAGCCTTGCAACCGTAGTGTTCATGAAGGATGCCAAGTTTTTGCAGAAATTTGTGAGCCCTAATTTGGATCTTGTTGGGGGCTTTTTTGCAGAGATTTGA
- the LOC125202379 gene encoding membrane-anchored ubiquitin-fold protein 6 isoform X1, whose amino-acid sequence MAVHELVELKFRLADGSDIGPSKYNSSATVTSLKEKIIAQWPKDKENGPKSINDIKLINAGRILENNRTLAESRLPLSEVPGGVITMLVVVRPPLPDKSSDKLQENSQKKGGCLCTIL is encoded by the exons ATGGCTGTGCATGAATTGGTGGAGCTCAAGTTTAGGCTTGCTGATGGCAGTGACATTGGGCCAAGCAAGTATAATTCTAGTGCAACTGTGACTTCTCTCAAGGAAAAGATTATTGCTCAATGGCCTAAAG ACAAAGAAAACGGGCCAAAATCCATCAATGATATAAAGCTCATTAACGCGGGAAGGATTCTTGAAAACAACAGAACACTTGCTGAATCGCGACTTCCACTCAGTGAAGTCCCCGGAGGTGTCATCACAATGCTTGTTGTCGTGCGGCCCCCCCTTCCTGACAAAAGTAGTg ATAAACTGCAGGAAAATTCCCAGAAGAAAGGTGGGTGTCTTTGCACTATATTGTAA